One genomic region from Heterodontus francisci isolate sHetFra1 chromosome 39, sHetFra1.hap1, whole genome shotgun sequence encodes:
- the LOC137352837 gene encoding probable G-protein coupled receptor 139: MGGMGLLLVQDMFYHCLAVIGVAANIMTIVILSRGSCGLSRCTGRYLVSMAVTDLLVIIFCVLLKYLGTLYFPFSFLNYYHVCSLNSIMNAAVVDSSVWLTVAFTFDRFMAICCQRLKARYCTERRAVGVITTVCTVSYLRNIPRYFTYEPDHTRGPFPVCRLRNLCTKTPWAVYLWFGTILTPLIPYACILLLNALTVRHILMASQVRKAFRGPRNDGRQVDLEMQNRRRSIILLFAISGNFIVLWMTKVVIFVFQEMLLDMSPMIIVIHVGDMLMYLSSCTNTCIYALTQAKFREEMRRVVTHPIHLLLKFIKD, translated from the exons ATGGGAGGTATGGGATTACTACTGGTGCAGGACATGTTCTACCATTGTCTGGCAGTCATCGGTGTGGCCG cTAACATAATGACCATAGTGATTCTGTCCCGAGGGAGCTGCGGTCTGTCCAGATGTACAGGTCGgtacctggtgtccatggcagtgacAGACTTGCTGGTCATCATCTTCTGTGTGCTATTGAAATACCTGGGAACCCTCTACTTCCCCTTCTCGTTCCTCAACTATTATCACGTCTGCAGCCTGAACAGCATCATGAATGCTGCGGTGGTGGATAGTTCTGTCTGGCTCACTGTGGCCTTCACATTCGATCGCTTTATGGCTATTTGTTGCCAGAGGTTGAAAGCGAGATACTGCACagagagaagagcagtgggggtgATAACGACCGTGTGCACGGTGAGCTACTTGCGAAATATCCCACGCTACTTCACCTATGAGCCTGATCACACACGCGGTCCATTCCCGGTCTGTAGGCTTCGCAATCTGTGTACCAAAACACCCTGGGCAGTGTATCTGTGGTTTGGCACAATCTTAACCCCTCTCATTCCCTATGCGTGCAtcttgctgctcaatgctctgaccgtcAGGCACATTCTCATGGCCAGTCAGGTCCGTAAAGCATTCCGAGGTCCACGTAATGATGGGAGGCAAGTTGACCTGGAGATGCAGAACCGGAGAAGGTCCATCATCCTGCTCTTCGCCATATCGGGCAACTTCATTGTGCTGTGGATGACGAAAGTCGTGATCTTTGTGTTTCAGGAGATGCTGTTGGACATGAGCCCCATGATCATAGTCATTCACGTTGGGGACATGTTGATGTATCTGAGCTCCTGCACCAACACCTGCATTTATGCTCTCACCCAGGCTAAGTTCAGGGAGGAGATGAGGCGAGTTGTGACACATCCCATTCACCTGTTACTGAAGTTCATCAAAGACTGA